Proteins co-encoded in one Amphritea atlantica genomic window:
- the gspG gene encoding type II secretion system major pseudopilin GspG has translation MIKPTFYSQHARTAGFTLLELLVVLVILGLLASLVGPQVLKQLGSSKTKSAALQIEEYSAALDLFRLEVGRYPNSNEGLEALISKPSDAQNWNGPYLTKKVIREDPWGSPYIYRFPGEHGDFDLYSLGADNKEGGDGENQDVGSWQ, from the coding sequence CTTCACCCTGCTTGAGCTTCTGGTTGTTCTGGTCATTCTCGGTTTGCTCGCAAGCCTGGTTGGCCCTCAGGTGCTGAAACAGCTGGGCAGCTCGAAAACCAAATCCGCCGCCCTGCAGATTGAAGAGTACAGTGCGGCACTCGATCTTTTCCGGCTGGAAGTCGGCCGCTACCCCAACAGCAACGAAGGCCTTGAGGCGCTGATCAGTAAACCATCCGACGCTCAAAACTGGAACGGCCCTTATCTGACCAAGAAAGTCATTCGTGAAGACCCCTGGGGCTCCCCCTATATCTACCGTTTCCCGGGCGAGCATGGCGACTTTGATCTTTACTCCCTTGGTGCTGATAACAAGGAAGGAGGTGATGGTGAAAATCAGGACGTGGGTAGCTGGCAGTAG
- a CDS encoding GspH/FimT family pseudopilin, which yields MKIRTWVAGSSVTAQGFTLLEMILVLLIATFMVGIVGPRLINLMPGVELKSFTQRYTAVLRQAGSRAIAQGETVSVTYDQQASAIVASDKGEVLVLPEEITLSSSAEGLTQSPFHSPDNRESIQFYADGGSNGATIKISSANGSYRVHINWLNSRVSIDD from the coding sequence GTGAAAATCAGGACGTGGGTAGCTGGCAGTAGCGTTACCGCTCAGGGATTTACCCTGCTGGAAATGATTCTGGTACTGCTGATCGCAACGTTCATGGTTGGCATCGTAGGCCCAAGGTTGATCAATCTGATGCCGGGTGTAGAGCTGAAAAGCTTCACCCAGCGCTATACCGCCGTACTGCGACAGGCAGGTAGTCGCGCGATCGCCCAGGGGGAAACCGTTTCGGTCACGTATGATCAACAGGCTTCTGCCATTGTTGCCAGCGATAAGGGTGAAGTACTGGTCCTGCCGGAAGAGATAACATTATCGTCCTCAGCAGAGGGACTGACCCAATCCCCCTTCCACAGTCCGGACAACCGGGAATCTATACAGTTTTACGCCGATGGCGGCTCCAACGGTGCGACCATCAAAATCAGCTCTGCAAATGGCAGTTACCGGGTGCATATCAACTGGCTCAACAGCAGGGTAAGCATCGATGATTAG
- a CDS encoding prepilin-type N-terminal cleavage/methylation domain-containing protein has product MISYKRQQGFSLLEVLVAFAILSMTLGIILQILSVSATTTYRADIQQQAMLLAENKMAEILTEPVLEQGHQQSRDNGSSQLLRWETEISEFQFPDETETFSDSTLIPYKISVIVRQQDSGLTLFRLTTIRLVREL; this is encoded by the coding sequence ATGATTAGCTATAAACGCCAGCAGGGCTTCTCCCTGCTCGAAGTACTGGTCGCCTTTGCCATTCTGTCGATGACACTGGGTATCATTCTGCAGATTCTTTCCGTGTCCGCCACAACCACCTACCGCGCCGATATTCAGCAGCAGGCAATGCTGCTCGCCGAAAACAAAATGGCTGAAATTCTCACCGAGCCGGTGCTTGAACAAGGCCACCAGCAAAGCCGGGATAACGGCAGCTCGCAACTCCTGCGCTGGGAAACGGAGATCAGCGAGTTCCAATTTCCGGATGAAACCGAAACATTCAGCGACTCAACCCTGATTCCCTATAAGATATCGGTCATCGTCCGCCAGCAAGACAGCGGACTGACCCTGTTCAGGCTAACCACTATTCGTCTGGTGAGGGAGCTATGA
- a CDS encoding prepilin-type N-terminal cleavage/methylation domain-containing protein codes for MNIESLPYPAHRHQGFTLLELLIALVLMSLMSVLAYGGLRVAISGWERIEARSEAQTDLYLTQRFLRRILRTELNDELINIYDENASVAFFGMDNELVFLASTTFTSDEARQWVYLSANEEVGFMLATAPYDELEALDFNSLLETLRDPELSRHSVLTKGDIRRLEFSFLKISANGDLDWEPEWLFMTVLPAAVRIHFEPLEEESNQWPDLLVLPDENYYEFKRIR; via the coding sequence ATGAATATCGAATCACTCCCTTATCCCGCCCATCGGCACCAGGGTTTTACCCTGCTGGAGTTACTGATCGCTCTGGTGCTTATGTCGCTGATGAGTGTCTTAGCGTATGGCGGACTGCGGGTCGCCATCAGTGGCTGGGAAAGAATTGAGGCGCGCAGCGAAGCCCAGACCGATCTCTACCTGACCCAGCGTTTCCTGCGGCGTATTTTACGCACCGAGCTCAATGATGAGTTAATCAATATCTATGATGAAAACGCCTCAGTGGCATTTTTTGGCATGGACAATGAACTTGTTTTCCTGGCATCCACAACGTTCACCTCAGATGAGGCGCGACAGTGGGTATACCTCAGCGCCAATGAGGAAGTCGGATTTATGCTGGCAACGGCTCCTTACGATGAACTTGAAGCCCTTGATTTTAATAGTCTTTTGGAAACGCTGAGGGACCCTGAACTGTCCAGACACAGCGTGCTGACCAAAGGCGATATACGCAGGCTTGAGTTCAGTTTTCTGAAAATCTCTGCCAACGGCGATCTCGACTGGGAACCCGAATGGTTATTCATGACGGTGTTGCCGGCCGCAGTCCGCATTCACTTTGAACCGCTGGAAGAGGAGAGCAATCAATGGCCTGACCTGCTGGTGCTTCCCGATGAGAATTATTATGAATTTAAACGTATCAGATAA
- a CDS encoding general secretion pathway protein GspK, with the protein MNLNVSDKPASSPELGVALISVLWLTVLLSLIAVTVSFTGRTNARLTLNFENATHAQYAFEAGVQWAFWGLLLPEAERPWLADGTVHSMNLDDAIIHVAVTDENGKVDLNSASGEMLKALFVAAGLDDLEAESLSDAIMDWRDTDDLKRLNGAEDNDYQQAGFSYGAKDAPFDSIMELKRVLGMDDQLFNTLAGSITVYSNTPSVNPLVAPKLVLMAFTGWEEYQALEFINDRRAAHAEGVTIATNALTSPFFSTSSRGLNYTVLTQAVLKTNTRSGKSVVIQRRGGKGKEIFNILDTYSLNKEVFKDNMLIESEGLPL; encoded by the coding sequence ATGAATTTAAACGTATCAGATAAACCTGCGTCCTCACCGGAGCTTGGCGTCGCACTGATAAGCGTACTCTGGCTCACCGTGTTGCTGTCACTGATCGCCGTAACCGTTTCATTTACCGGGCGGACAAATGCCCGGCTAACGCTCAACTTTGAAAATGCAACTCATGCACAGTACGCATTTGAAGCAGGCGTGCAATGGGCCTTCTGGGGTCTGCTCCTGCCCGAAGCGGAACGTCCCTGGCTGGCCGATGGCACGGTGCATAGCATGAACCTTGACGATGCGATAATCCATGTCGCAGTCACCGATGAGAACGGCAAGGTTGATCTCAACTCGGCGAGCGGTGAAATGCTCAAAGCGCTGTTTGTGGCGGCAGGTCTTGACGATCTGGAAGCTGAAAGCCTGTCGGATGCCATTATGGACTGGCGCGATACCGATGATCTGAAACGCTTAAACGGGGCTGAAGATAACGATTACCAGCAAGCAGGATTCAGCTATGGAGCCAAAGATGCACCGTTTGATTCAATCATGGAGCTGAAGCGGGTACTGGGTATGGATGATCAGTTGTTTAATACACTGGCCGGAAGCATCACCGTCTACTCAAACACCCCCTCTGTGAACCCTCTGGTGGCGCCAAAACTGGTGCTGATGGCCTTTACGGGCTGGGAGGAGTATCAGGCTCTGGAGTTTATAAATGACCGGAGAGCCGCTCATGCAGAGGGGGTAACCATTGCCACAAACGCATTAACATCACCTTTTTTTTCTACAAGTTCACGCGGACTCAACTACACTGTTCTTACTCAGGCTGTATTAAAAACTAACACCAGATCAGGAAAATCTGTCGTAATTCAGCGTCGTGGAGGTAAAGGGAAGGAAATTTTTAACATACTGGATACTTACTCCCTTAACAAGGAAGTATTCAAAGACAACATGTTGATTGAAAGCGAGGGGTTACCCCTATGA
- a CDS encoding PilN domain-containing protein, producing MSDHNLAVRTLLGLQQLRGKLSEFWQWWTDELIGLTPAAIRSPFEIPSRMLLVRLSDNHCTLVTSTPQGENVLTEFSLNSDTSAEDAGKRRSLSGFAEHTVLLLPTDLILYKTITLPAATASRLENVLAFEMDRNTPFKAEEVYFTFRITSRDLKQHKIQVKLTIVTRKILDDLTQKIAAQGVEISRVVPGDLKESEIGNPERNLLPQPDTADKRSGAQTRRLLSLWGLGIAILFIAFIALYQRYQHAEQLSRDIEGPRAEAQQAKNIRDELEQLKASRAFLINSKITAPSMLMLLKTLTEVIPDNTWLVRLTINEGLVTFQGESSDASALISLIEETPAFNNVQFSSPVTINPRTQKERFAITASLGQNEPPSQGGQP from the coding sequence ATGAGCGATCATAATCTTGCTGTCAGAACTCTTTTAGGCTTACAACAGCTAAGGGGAAAGCTAAGCGAATTCTGGCAGTGGTGGACAGATGAATTAATCGGTTTAACACCGGCCGCTATTCGAAGCCCGTTTGAAATTCCCAGCAGAATGCTGCTGGTCAGGCTGTCAGACAACCACTGCACCTTAGTAACCAGTACCCCGCAAGGTGAAAACGTTTTAACAGAGTTCAGTCTGAACAGTGACACCAGCGCTGAAGACGCCGGCAAAAGACGATCGTTGTCCGGATTCGCTGAGCATACCGTATTACTGCTGCCGACTGATCTGATTCTCTACAAAACCATCACCCTGCCCGCAGCAACAGCCAGCCGTCTGGAAAATGTACTGGCCTTTGAGATGGATAGGAACACCCCCTTCAAAGCAGAAGAGGTTTACTTCACGTTTCGTATTACATCCCGCGACCTCAAACAGCATAAGATTCAGGTCAAGCTGACCATTGTAACCCGTAAAATACTGGATGACCTGACGCAAAAAATAGCCGCACAGGGTGTTGAAATCAGCCGCGTAGTACCTGGCGACCTGAAAGAATCTGAGATCGGCAATCCGGAACGCAATCTCCTGCCTCAGCCGGACACCGCGGATAAACGCTCAGGGGCACAGACAAGACGGTTACTGAGTTTGTGGGGACTGGGAATCGCTATACTGTTCATCGCGTTCATCGCGCTTTATCAGCGATACCAGCATGCAGAACAGCTGTCCCGTGATATTGAGGGCCCCCGGGCTGAAGCGCAGCAGGCAAAAAATATCCGCGATGAATTAGAGCAGTTAAAAGCCAGCCGCGCCTTCCTTATCAACAGCAAAATAACGGCGCCTTCCATGCTGATGCTGTTGAAAACGTTAACCGAGGTCATCCCGGACAATACCTGGTTAGTCCGCCTGACGATCAATGAAGGCCTGGTTACCTTTCAGGGAGAATCCAGCGACGCTTCAGCCCTGATCAGCCTGATAGAGGAAACGCCGGCCTTCAATAATGTTCAGTTTTCATCCCCGGTGACTATCAATCCGCGAACGCAGAAAGAGCGCTTTGCCATTACTGCCAGCCTGGGGCAGAACGAACCTCCGTCACAGGGAGGGCAGCCATGA
- the gspD gene encoding type II secretion system secretin GspD, translating into MIKRSPRIHSFLLLSCVVLAACSSYNENRAAMDNPWNQPEQKAVQVTFPSSEITDTDPQSTPADQSRFAQEGPDTSAPSLPSYELYQGDGRFMNLEPIKQRQATESEEGDVTLNFQEAEISEVVKTILGDILQRNYSIDDKVRGSAYIQTSEPIPRKALIPILEHVLQINGAALVEVNGFYEVVPADAVPASKLSISSQLTAGKGYQVLVVPLKYISAKEMLKILEPIKPRQGLIEADERRNLLILAGTQEELINLNQTIRVFDIDQLLGMSVGLFRLKSVKPDVLVDELEAIFGDKAEGPLAGVVRYMPIERLNALLVMTSQRKYLKDARVWIERLDRAETAGGLGMYVYYVQNGKAENLANMLSELFSGQRRAQGNRPQVTTPPATATSGDSDAEPLAEQPGSPTDLNVGEVSIIADEENNALLILASTGDYEKVVAALNKLDVLPLQVLVEATIIEVTLEDELRFGLQWFFKNSIGNRTGRGTLGASLNSGDGITAPFAPSASYEVFDAVSTRLLLTALAKDSKVNVISSPSLMVLDNHTASIRVGDQVPVRTSETTNTSSESNITSTIQFKDTGVLLEVTPRVNAGGMVVLDIAQEVNDVSDTTSSGIDSPTITQRKIDTSVAVQSGETLVLGGLIKENKENSDEGVPGARHIPVFGWLFSSDRKFKKRTELVVLITPTAVTDRSEARDVTREFRNKLQGVFNTPEKGAKTAL; encoded by the coding sequence ATGATAAAAAGAAGCCCCAGGATACACTCCTTTCTGCTACTCAGCTGTGTTGTATTAGCCGCCTGCAGCTCGTACAACGAGAACCGGGCAGCCATGGATAACCCATGGAACCAGCCGGAACAAAAGGCAGTACAGGTCACGTTTCCGTCCTCAGAAATAACAGATACCGATCCGCAGAGCACACCGGCAGATCAAAGCCGCTTTGCACAGGAGGGACCAGACACGTCGGCGCCTTCCCTGCCCTCCTACGAACTGTATCAGGGAGACGGCCGCTTTATGAACCTGGAACCGATAAAGCAGCGGCAGGCAACGGAATCAGAAGAGGGCGACGTAACCCTGAATTTTCAGGAGGCTGAAATCAGCGAAGTCGTAAAAACCATCCTTGGCGATATCCTGCAACGGAACTACTCCATCGATGATAAGGTCCGCGGCAGCGCCTACATCCAGACCAGTGAACCGATTCCGCGCAAGGCGCTGATACCGATTCTCGAACATGTATTGCAGATCAATGGGGCGGCGCTGGTAGAGGTCAACGGCTTTTATGAGGTTGTCCCGGCCGATGCCGTGCCTGCCAGCAAACTGAGTATCAGCAGTCAGCTGACGGCCGGGAAAGGCTATCAGGTTCTGGTGGTGCCACTGAAATATATCTCCGCCAAAGAGATGCTCAAGATACTGGAGCCAATCAAACCCCGGCAAGGCCTGATTGAAGCCGACGAGCGACGCAACCTGTTAATACTGGCAGGAACACAGGAGGAACTGATCAACCTTAATCAGACGATTCGGGTATTCGATATTGATCAGTTACTGGGCATGTCGGTCGGCCTGTTCCGGCTTAAATCAGTCAAGCCGGATGTTCTGGTCGATGAACTGGAAGCGATCTTCGGGGATAAAGCGGAAGGCCCCCTGGCGGGCGTCGTCCGCTACATGCCGATAGAGCGCCTTAATGCCCTGCTGGTGATGACCTCACAGCGAAAATACCTCAAGGACGCCAGAGTCTGGATAGAGCGACTCGACCGGGCTGAAACTGCCGGGGGCCTGGGTATGTATGTCTACTATGTGCAGAACGGTAAAGCGGAAAACCTGGCAAACATGCTGTCTGAGCTGTTTAGCGGTCAGCGCCGGGCACAGGGAAACCGTCCTCAGGTCACGACCCCGCCGGCTACTGCAACTTCCGGGGACAGCGACGCTGAACCGCTGGCAGAGCAGCCCGGTTCGCCAACGGATCTCAATGTCGGCGAGGTGAGCATTATTGCCGACGAGGAGAATAACGCTCTGCTGATCCTCGCATCGACCGGTGATTATGAAAAAGTAGTGGCCGCGTTGAATAAGCTGGATGTATTGCCGTTACAAGTGCTGGTAGAAGCCACCATTATCGAGGTGACCCTGGAAGATGAACTGCGCTTTGGCCTGCAGTGGTTCTTTAAAAACAGCATCGGCAACCGAACCGGGCGGGGTACTCTGGGAGCCTCCCTGAACAGCGGCGATGGCATTACTGCGCCTTTTGCCCCCAGTGCATCGTATGAAGTATTCGATGCCGTCAGTACCCGGCTTCTGCTCACCGCTCTGGCAAAGGATTCCAAGGTGAATGTAATCTCCTCTCCCTCCCTGATGGTACTGGATAACCATACCGCCTCGATCCGGGTAGGCGATCAGGTGCCGGTACGCACCTCTGAAACCACCAACACCAGCAGCGAGTCGAACATCACCAGCACCATCCAGTTCAAGGATACCGGGGTGCTGCTCGAGGTCACTCCGAGAGTCAATGCCGGTGGCATGGTGGTGCTGGATATCGCTCAGGAAGTGAATGATGTCTCAGACACCACCAGCTCCGGTATCGATTCGCCCACTATTACCCAGCGAAAAATAGATACCAGTGTCGCCGTGCAAAGCGGCGAAACCCTGGTACTGGGCGGGCTGATTAAGGAAAACAAAGAGAACAGTGATGAAGGCGTGCCCGGCGCACGCCATATTCCGGTGTTTGGCTGGCTGTTCAGTAGTGACCGCAAGTTTAAAAAACGGACTGAACTGGTGGTACTGATTACCCCGACCGCCGTCACCGACCGTAGCGAGGCCCGGGATGTCACCCGGGAGTTTCGTAATAAACTACAAGGGGTCTTCAACACCCCCGAAAAAGGCGCGAAAACCGCACTGTAA
- a CDS encoding tandem-95 repeat protein — protein MLIHRPAIRNLLSALILGSVSVLSSSIAFAQSHEHVHQAEHGQPSAADNATQRKVATEATEAFIQARKEWAQARGASNKAMALDKLIARAEARNAMMAELIRTNPAEAMRVAIPEEKQVGLPSDVLAYIEQPLQVEGELEVIYVDNFENPAESRVEHALKTPFGERFVLHFADKNENFQTGQRIALDGLYLDAGEDDSDGSVAIGSGDAEILTLGAENGPTYGSDPGVLGNTFGEQRTLVMMVNFQDDSGNKPWTRTDVQNTFNQVNDYYKEVSYGQTWLKTTVAGWYTLPVSGSTCNRTEFSDQADLAAAKAGLNVNDYDRIVYVWPRLSSCGWGGLGTVGGAPSRAWSNGKNVYSTFTHELGHNLGLYHAHDLDCGSATLGSSCSVVEYGDTADMMGAGRGHFNVYEKSRLGWVQPQTITSSGTYTLAPHELDSTQPLALKVLKGYNSTFGANDWYYLEYRQAIGADIALSYSTAHNLTSGITVHTGNEKAGNTSYLLDMNPSGDFAYAAIDVGQTYNDKNAGISMKTLLADSKGAEVYIDVPGGQQTCSRANPSLSFSPDQSAWVAAGTAVTYSVTLQNNDSSGCSSSSFNLSAAQPAGWSAQLDSAALTLAPGQSAATNLTVVSPVTAADGFYSITTSAASGSYSASGSVTYVVDNPASNSAPVALDDTAVTDSGTAVTISVLGNDSDPDGDNLAVTSLSGVANGSAKINNNGTVSFTPAATFSGTEVFSYNISDNKGGNASASVSVTVNASVATNTAPVANNDSAATDMDTAVLIPVLANDSDPDGDTLTIVSTSGVNGSVTVSSGVLRFTPAAGFTGVESFSYTVSDGKGHTASATVTVTVNAIANQNSAPVAVDDNATMISTDAIVIAVLANDSDPEGDTLSISAVSNAAKGAVSVNSNGTLTYLPGKRFKNNDSFSYTITDGDKTATATVYVQLQQSGGGSNGKGNGKKP, from the coding sequence TTGTTAATACATAGGCCTGCAATCCGTAATTTGCTCAGTGCTCTGATACTTGGCTCCGTTAGTGTTTTATCTTCATCTATCGCTTTCGCACAGTCACACGAACATGTACATCAGGCTGAGCATGGCCAACCGTCTGCTGCAGACAATGCCACCCAGCGTAAAGTCGCCACTGAAGCGACCGAAGCGTTTATCCAGGCCCGTAAAGAGTGGGCTCAGGCCCGCGGCGCATCAAACAAGGCGATGGCGCTGGATAAACTGATCGCCAGAGCGGAAGCACGCAACGCGATGATGGCTGAACTGATCCGTACTAATCCTGCTGAGGCTATGCGAGTCGCCATCCCGGAAGAGAAGCAGGTCGGTCTGCCGTCCGATGTACTTGCCTATATAGAGCAGCCGCTACAGGTTGAAGGTGAATTGGAAGTTATCTATGTTGATAACTTTGAAAACCCGGCTGAGAGTCGGGTAGAGCATGCGCTTAAAACCCCGTTCGGCGAACGCTTTGTACTGCATTTTGCTGACAAGAATGAGAATTTTCAGACCGGTCAGCGTATCGCTTTGGATGGCTTATATCTGGATGCCGGTGAAGACGATAGCGATGGATCTGTTGCGATCGGTTCCGGTGATGCCGAAATCCTGACGCTGGGGGCGGAGAATGGCCCGACCTACGGATCAGATCCGGGCGTACTGGGAAACACTTTCGGAGAACAGCGTACACTGGTGATGATGGTCAACTTTCAGGACGATTCAGGCAATAAACCCTGGACCCGTACCGATGTTCAGAACACGTTTAACCAGGTAAATGATTATTATAAGGAAGTCTCTTACGGTCAGACATGGCTGAAAACAACCGTGGCTGGCTGGTACACCCTGCCGGTTTCAGGCAGCACCTGTAACCGTACTGAATTTTCCGACCAGGCTGATCTGGCGGCTGCCAAAGCGGGTCTCAATGTGAACGATTACGACCGCATCGTTTACGTCTGGCCGCGTCTTAGCAGCTGTGGCTGGGGCGGACTCGGTACCGTGGGTGGTGCGCCATCCAGAGCCTGGAGTAATGGTAAAAATGTTTATTCAACATTCACCCATGAACTGGGCCATAACCTGGGTCTGTACCATGCCCATGATCTGGACTGCGGCTCTGCAACTCTGGGCTCCAGCTGCTCTGTTGTTGAGTATGGTGATACAGCCGATATGATGGGCGCGGGTCGTGGCCATTTCAACGTGTATGAAAAGAGCCGTCTGGGATGGGTGCAGCCTCAGACGATTACCAGCAGTGGAACCTATACGCTGGCGCCGCACGAACTCGACAGCACTCAGCCATTAGCGCTGAAAGTACTGAAAGGTTATAACTCAACCTTCGGGGCTAACGACTGGTACTATCTGGAATATCGTCAGGCGATAGGCGCTGATATTGCGCTGAGCTACAGCACTGCGCATAACCTGACCAGCGGTATCACCGTGCATACCGGTAATGAAAAGGCGGGTAACACCAGCTATCTGCTGGACATGAACCCGTCTGGCGACTTTGCGTACGCGGCTATTGATGTGGGTCAGACCTACAATGATAAAAATGCCGGTATCAGCATGAAGACCCTGCTGGCTGACAGCAAGGGCGCCGAAGTCTATATCGATGTCCCGGGTGGTCAACAGACCTGTAGTCGTGCTAATCCAAGCCTGAGTTTTTCGCCTGACCAGAGTGCCTGGGTGGCTGCAGGAACTGCGGTTACCTACAGCGTGACGCTGCAAAACAATGACAGTAGTGGCTGTAGCAGCAGTAGCTTTAACCTGAGTGCTGCCCAGCCTGCTGGCTGGAGTGCACAACTGGACAGCGCTGCACTGACACTGGCACCCGGACAGAGTGCCGCGACCAACCTGACGGTAGTGTCGCCGGTGACCGCTGCCGATGGTTTTTACAGCATCACCACCAGTGCCGCCAGCGGCAGTTATTCTGCCAGCGGCAGCGTGACCTATGTGGTTGATAATCCGGCCAGCAACAGTGCTCCGGTTGCCCTGGATGACACTGCTGTGACCGACAGCGGTACAGCGGTAACGATTTCTGTACTGGGTAATGATAGTGATCCGGATGGTGATAACCTGGCTGTAACGTCCCTCAGTGGGGTGGCAAACGGTTCAGCGAAGATCAACAATAACGGTACAGTGTCCTTTACCCCGGCAGCGACATTCAGTGGTACGGAAGTATTCAGTTACAACATCTCGGATAATAAGGGCGGCAATGCCTCGGCGAGTGTGAGCGTAACGGTTAATGCCAGCGTTGCCACGAATACGGCTCCGGTGGCGAATAATGATAGTGCTGCTACCGATATGGATACGGCGGTCCTGATTCCGGTGCTGGCCAATGACAGCGATCCTGATGGCGATACCCTGACGATTGTGTCCACCAGTGGTGTGAATGGCAGTGTCACTGTTAGCAGTGGCGTTCTTCGCTTTACGCCAGCGGCGGGCTTTACCGGCGTGGAAAGCTTCAGTTACACCGTTTCTGATGGCAAGGGGCATACTGCCAGTGCAACGGTAACGGTAACGGTTAATGCGATCGCGAATCAGAATAGCGCACCTGTTGCAGTGGATGACAACGCAACCATGATCAGTACTGACGCCATTGTGATTGCAGTGCTGGCGAATGACTCAGATCCGGAAGGGGATACGCTGTCAATCTCTGCGGTATCGAACGCAGCAAAAGGCGCTGTTTCAGTGAACAGCAACGGTACCCTGACCTATCTGCCGGGTAAACGCTTTAAGAATAACGATAGCTTCAGCTATACCATTACCGATGGTGATAAAACGGCGACCGCAACGGTTTACGTTCAGCTTCAGCAATCAGGCGGTGGCTCGAACGGTAAGGGTAACGGTAAAAAACCTTGA